Within the Novosphingobium pentaromativorans US6-1 genome, the region CGAGGTTTCGCGCACAATGCGATAGGCGTAGTCTCCAATGCTGAACTTCTCGCCACCGACAATCTCGCCCTGAGACGTCAGGTTGATCTGCAGTGAAGTCGCTCGAAGGGCAGCGTTTGCTCCAATTGATGCTGACATATGCGAAACCGAATAAGCTGCGCTGGTCGGAAACACGTCGTTATCGGTGACCAGTTTCGAGACGCGCACCGCCTTATCCCATGCGAAGGGCCTCGGGCCTGTCGGCAGTGAAAGGATCGGGACCAGACACTCGGTTGCCCCGCCATCGAGATAGCCGGCCCATGCACTCCAGGCACGCTGCTGTGCGGGCGTGGTCAAATTGATTCCGGAAAATTCAATGATCCAGCGACCGCCGCCATCTGTGGCAATCACGTCCTCGACGCCAGACAGAGACGCGCCTCCCGAGATCGTCTGTGAAACCGGGCGTGCGTTCACGATCTTCGGCTTGAAAAGATGAGCGGGCCAGATGAACATGGCCGCATCTTGGCCACGATGGAGCGTGTCGCTCTACGGACGGCTAGGTGACGGTTACCGGAATAGGGCCGGTCGTTGAGTAGGCGGTGCCGGCTGAATTGTAGGACACCGTCCACAGGTAGTAGTCATCGGCCGACAAGCTCTCTGTGAACACCTCTCCTTCGCCAGCGCCACCGGTATAGTCACCGCCGAGCTGCGTTGCGCTGCCGAATACCGACGTCGTCCCATACCAGAGTTCGGAGTGCCCGAAATTCGACGAAGTGCTGTTCGACCAGCTACCCGATACCTCGCCGGTGCCGCCGTTCGCGGTAAAGGCTGTGTTGGGCGAGGGGGCGAGATTTTCGGTCGTCGTGTCGACGGTTTCGGTGCTCGCCCAGTCCGAAGTGCGCCCGTCGCCCACTTGGTAGGCGACAGAGACATCGACGCTGGCGTTCGATGGCACGGAATCGGAAAGCAGTTGCACCGACGTCCCCGCATCGATGTCGGTATACTCAGCCTCATTCCAGACCGTGTTCGCCGAGAGTTTCCAGCGCAGGAACCAAGTGAGATCGGATCGGTCTTCGGCGTCGACGGTCACGCTGATTTGGGCGAAAGACCCATCCGATGACAACACGGCAGATGCTGTATCGATCGTCGGCGTTGTCAACGGCTCGAGTGCGACGCGGTTACCTACCGGGGCCGGGTCGCCTTCTTCGGTCGCTGGGTTCCATGCATCGATATTCGGGTCGACGGCCACCCATGAGAAGGTGACGCCGCCTGTGCTGAGATTGCGCGTGACCGCGGTGATCTCGACGGGACCGTCATAGAACGTGGTACCGGCCTCGGTGAGCGTCAGGTTGATAAAGCGCTCTCCGCGCACAACGCGTCCGGACGCATTGGTCGTAACAGTGCCGCGATAGAGGGCGTTCTTGCGAGCCATTTGCCGCTTGGCAAGGCGGCGCACCTGACCCCATGACGGCACCTGTGGCTCAAGCGAATCCGTGAGTATTTGACCGCGCTCAGCGATGTCGTCTTCGTCACGCCAGGCATTGGTCTCCACGGTGTTGTAATCGTGGTCAGCCGAAACATATGAGCAGATGATCTCGTTGATGGCTTCGTCGTCATCGACGCCGACACCGTTCCATTCAAAGGCAATGATTTCATCTGCGCCGATGCTTATTGTCGGGGTGTAGTATTTCCCCGCGTAGACGACATAAGCACCGTCAGAGCGGGTGGCGATCCACCCGTCGCAGCACTGCATGATGGCTGACTTAACCGAGGCATGCGTGTCGGTATGCTTGTGAGCGACACATGACCGCCAACGTTTTTCAGTGCCCCCAGCCTTGAGCGCGATATCCTCGTCGCATACGTCCGCAGCGGCCTTCCAGTAGTCCAGTGCCGGCGCGATCTTGGTCGCATAATCGATCTGCTCATGCACAAGCATGTAGTGCATCAGGTGCCGGATTGCGTTCTCGGTCCAGGTCCATGCGCTTTCGTCGGTTGGATCTGTGGCGTAGGGATCAGGGCACTTCTGCCATTTCGCCGCCATGGAAGCGACGGGCACGCCGTTAGGGTAGATGTCGAGGAAGTGTTTCGACTTCACCGCCTCACAGATGACAGCGAGTTGCACGACTCCATCGCCACGGTGAGCGGTGCCCCAGATCGATGAACCGAGTTTCGTCGTGACTGCCGAAATAGAAGCGCCAGGCGAGGCACCTGTCGTGCTGTAGATTTTGACCGTGCTGTCGGCGTAACGACCATCATCGCCTTCATTCACCACACTTCCAGTGAGCGTCACCGCGTCATCGGCGAGGTAATATTGGAGGATCTGGGTGAGCTCTCCGTCATGTACCGCGTAGACATCGACTGCGGCGCCATCAGGTGCGGTCTCGTAGAGGATATAGGCTCCGTAGAGACGGCTCGTGCCGTAAGCTGAGACACGCGGCGGGCGGGAATTCTTGATCGCCGTTTCTGCCTGATCTGGCTTCGGCGCCGATGGCCCGAGACCGAGGATGCCACCAACGGTCTGCAAGCCATTAATGGTGAGGCCCGTCGTGAGCGCGAACGCCGCCACCTGACTGAAAGTCAGGGCCGCAGATGCGGCCAAGCCCACCGTGCCGGTTACAGCACTCAGGCCGCCGAAGATGGCGCCGCTGATTGCCTGGCCGACACCGGGAATGACGTTGACCGCGACAGCCAGGCCGACCGAAATGATGGCGCCTACCGTCTTACCCATGGTCGCCAACCGCCCAAACGGTCACGATGCAGTCCTGATCGACCGACGAAAAGCCGATGCCGCGCTCGCCTACAAAAACCCAGCGGCGGCCAGTGTAGATCGAGCCGGCCTCCTGTTCTCCCACGCGCAGGACTGCTACATCGCCCTCGCGTGGCTCGTCGTAGCGCTCTTCGATGCCGATCGAGGCATATCCCGCCGCAAAAAGGCTTTCGAGGCTCCCGGCCTGCTCGATGATCTCGAGCGCACCTTCTTCGGTATCGTAGGTTCCGCGCCAAGCTGCCATCGGATCGGGAAGACCAAGCGCAACGGTCCAGTCCGCAGGCAGCGTGACACAATCGTGAACGCCGGGCTCGCGCCGCTTGGCGTTGAGGGTGAGAAGGTAGTCGCCGAGGGTCATTTGGGTCCAAACCTGCGCGAGGTGCCAAGCGTAATTCCGCCGACGTGACTGAATATCGCATCGTCCGAGGAGCGACGGCGTTGATCTGAATCGGTGAAGAAGGCGATCTTGGCGCGGCTCCGCGTTGTCGAACCCTGCACGATCGTCAGGGTTATGGAGCGCGTCAGGTTGCCCGAACTGTCGGATTGCGGACGGCTGACGGATAGCGAGCGTGCCTCGAATACCTGCTCCCATGTCACCGACGCCAACTGCCAGTCGTTGTCGAAGCGAATGGTTCCGATATCGACCCTGGCGCCGCGGACTGTTGCAGCATCATCGATGGCAAAGCGGACAGTCTCATCGGATACGCCTGAGACAGTGAAGTCTAGCCGCTCAGCAGTGCCGCCGATGAGTTGCTGGAAGTCAGGAACGCTGACGAGCTCACCGCCACCAAGCGCAATTGCGTCTGCTGGAATGACATCATCAGCCGGCATCAGAAGGTTGCCGATCCCGGACCAGAGAAGGGCTGGGGGATCGCAATCGATGCGAACCACGACGCTCTCGCGGTAGCTTGCCATCAGGTACCGTCTCTTTGGAAGCTGCTCAGGCGGCTAGGGATGCCACGCATGACGGCCTGTCCCATTGCTCCTGCCGCCTGCGCCGCTTTCGCGCTCGCCGTGTCGTTGACGTACTGCAGAAGCTCAGGCGTCGTGATGCCACCGCGCGCGTCGAGGACAAAAGTCTGGTTGATCTGGGCGGGTGCGCCTCCACCGCGTGAAAGGCTCGGATTGGTTACATGAAGAGTTTCGCCGTTCGAGACTTTAGCGATGGGCGAGCCATTGAGCGAAAGCACGTTCTTGTCGATGCCGCCGCGCCCGCCGATCGAGAGTGATCCTCCGCTTGCGAAACCGGGAATGGCTGAACTGATCGCAGACGTAAGCGCTCCGCCCAGGCTAAATTCGCCGCCTCCAATCTTGGCGATCGTGAAACGCGCGAGAACCTCGGCGATGACGCGCAGCCCGATTGCCTTGAAGTCAGCCCAAATCGCGCTTGTGCCGCCCCGAAAGGCATCTTCATAGATCGACGCGAGTGAACGGACCTGCTGCTCCTGCTGGTAATGCAGACGGGCATCGGTGCGTTCGCGCTCTTGCGCGCGGAATTCCTCCATTCGCCGAACTTGCTCGCGAAAATCGTCCCAGTCGGCATCGCTCTGCTTCTGAAATGCATCAGCGAATGCGACGAGCATGTCCTGCTGTGCCTGCGCAATTACATCGTCGAGAGATTCCTTCACAGGTGTCGTATCGACGCGGGAGGAGCGGGCGCCGCGACCGGATGAGCTGGAGGATCTGGGCGACGGCGTGCGCGTTGGTGTTTGGCTTTGCCGAGCCCGCGCCTCGGCTTGCATCTGGGCGACCTGCGCATCGCTAGCGATTTGCTTCAGATCCTTGCGAGACTGCTGGATATCAGCATTGATCCGCTCCTTCTCGCTATTCAATCGGACCAGCCGATTATTTAGGATCTCGAGCGAGTTGCCACCTCCGGCCGAGCGCGCGGCGTCCTCCAGAAGGTTCTGCGTCTGGGCAATATCGCGGTTGGTCTTCGCCAGCTCGCCGAGATTGCCGACCAGCTTCTTCGTTACTTCGTCTGCGGCATTTGAGGCGACCGAAGTCGTGTTGAGGGACGCACGCAGTTTGTCCATCGCGTCCTGCGCAGCGTCTCCTACGCGATCGAGCGCATCTTCGGTATCAATCAGGCGCTCCACCAGCGGGGCGAGGACGGCAACTGCTGTAGTTAGGGCGATGCCCCACGGCCCACCGAAGAACGTTGCGAGTTTGCCTGCCTCACTGCCGGTATTGCCGAGTAGATAGGCGATGTCGGGGAGCTGGATCGCGAGTGCCTGGAACGGGCTCGACCCCGCGGCGACCTGCTGGCCCATCTGACTGAATTGCGCGCCGAGCATGGAGGCATTGCGGCCTGTTCCCTGCATTGCCTGCCCGGAATTGCGAGCTGATTGCACGATGGCCCGCTCTGATCGCTCGACGGAGTTCGTGATTTTGGCTGCGTTCGCGTCGACGACACGGGTGGCGCCGGTCATTTCCTTTTCGAGTTGGTCCAGATCTGCACGAACCTCGACGGCGATCAGTTCAAGCGGATCCATCAATGCACTCCTTGCGATGCTGCCGTGATGAGAAGTTCGTCAAACTCTTCCGGGGTGAGAGCCTCGACCTCATCATCATCGCTACCCTGAGCCTTCGCCCAGTGATGAAGGGCGGCCTGGTAGTCATAGAGGGACATCGACAGCACCTCGGAGGGCGCGATGCCCATTACGAGGCCATTGCCGACGACTTGCCCTCGGTCGAAGCGGCCTTCGGCTTCCGACTGGTACGTTTCACGGTTTTTTTTTGAGCCTCGGCCTGCGCCGGCTCGTAGCCGTTCACGCATGCGCTCATGATGACCTCAGCGAGATCCCATGCTTTCGTAAGTGGGTTGCCGGAGTCCGGTTCGAGATATGTTCGGACAAGGTGCGTCGCCAGATGGTCGGTGACCTTGATGTCGCGGCCATCGACGAAGCCGGCACCGCCGCCGATCAGCCCTTGCCGACAGATCTCCATGACCTCGCGCAAACCGAAATTCGCCTGCAGGCCGTACCCGAAGCTGACGCCATCCTTCTGGTAGCGGCCATCCATGACATGCGCATAGATCGCGCCGATTCGGGCATTGCACTTTTCCTCGATGGCAATGATCTGTGCCATGCCGAGGCGGAAGGTGTAATCGCCATCACCGAACGGGATGTCGCGATGCGTCTGCATGGATCAACCCTTGGTAAGAACGCCGTTGCCGGAGAGGGTAATGGAGATCGAGCACTTGTCGCCATTGACGGCCCC harbors:
- a CDS encoding DUF6950 family protein, which codes for MTLGDYLLTLNAKRREPGVHDCVTLPADWTVALGLPDPMAAWRGTYDTEEGALEIIEQAGSLESLFAAGYASIGIEERYDEPREGDVAVLRVGEQEAGSIYTGRRWVFVGERGIGFSSVDQDCIVTVWAVGDHG
- a CDS encoding gene transfer agent family protein, with the protein product MQTHRDIPFGDGDYTFRLGMAQIIAIEEKCNARIGAIYAHVMDGRYQKDGVSFGYGLQANFGLREVMEICRQGLIGGGAGFVDGRDIKVTDHLATHLVRTYLEPDSGNPLTKAWDLAEVIMSACVNGYEPAQAEAQKKTVKRTSRKPKAASTEGKSSAMAS